A genomic segment from Zerene cesonia ecotype Mississippi chromosome 5, Zerene_cesonia_1.1, whole genome shotgun sequence encodes:
- the LOC119840317 gene encoding cytidine deaminase-like, whose protein sequence is MSNTQVHSFTIRDFNSLSETVQNLIREAVEIRKKAYCPYSNFAVGAALITEENAQVYSGCNIENSTMAPCICAERAAITKAVCDGYLKFKTVAVVAHQQDCYTAPCGVCRQTLSEFRGSDGDIEIYLSKPTMDKVLCTKLSDILPLSFVSYKEDNVIS, encoded by the exons ATGTCAAATACGCAGGTGCATTCTTTTACGATACGAGACTTTAATTCTTTAA GTGAAActgttcaaaatttaataagggAAGCAGTTGAAATACGGAAAAAGGCGTACTGCCCGTATTCAAATTTCGCTGTGGGCGCGGCGTTAATTACGGAAGAGAATGCACAGGTATACTCGGGATGTAATATAGAGAACTCAACTATGGCACCGTGCATTTGTGCAGAGCGTGCCGCAATAACGAAAGCAGTATGTGACggttatttaaagtttaaaacgGTAGCAGTGGTGGCACATCAGCAGGATTGCTACACAGCGCCGTGTGGTGTGTGCAGACAGACTCTTAGTGAATTTCGAGGGAGCGACGGTGAtatcgaaatatatttaagcaaACCGACAATGGACAAAGTTCTGTGCACGAAACTGTCTGATATTTTACCGCTTTCGTTCGTGAGTTATAAGGAAGATAATGTTATTTCGTAG
- the LOC119839901 gene encoding serine/threonine-protein kinase mTOR gives MSNQVAAFVAGLKSRIVDVQTKTARELYHYAKTELREVPQEELTQFLDEFNHQIFEMVSSNDVHEKKGGVLAIVCLIGGDCDTTKTRITRFANYLRNLLPSSDVGVMELAAKTVGRLATVSGVKRAEYVEFEVKRAFEWLSEERNEGRRHSAVLLLKELAIAMPTYFYQQVSGFFDHILVALKDPKQQIREAAAKALRAGLVVTAQRETAKQSTAKPQWYMQCYEEAMLCFEDIPIKEKGITKEDRVHGGLLILNELLRCANAIWEKKYTHLMRSIDTQNDIIVSDDIIFISSKLHSPSVKRGYLCDGFKTENVQYPVPIYESEVCKKLLSEKIERICHDVMAQRLLKLQGVPQTLLVIIPRLAAFNKDLFLKKYLNSTMHYLLTSIRSREKDKNMAFTTLGLMAAALEGDIRNFIPRIMDVIKQALPVRDTQTKKRIWIDPSIFACITLLSSAVKDLVVRDIKEILDAMFATGLSPSLTICLKELSENLPSLRTEISEGLLNMLSLVLRNKHFLHPGVPRSLEQQMSNMNLAMEPQDTASIVLALRTLGTFHFEGQHSLLMFVRRCADHFLQSDQQEIRVEAVKTSAKLLADAAIRTMKTPSKTLTMLTAEVVGKMLIVSVTDPDYEVRYWVLESLTQIFDTHLAQIENLSFLFIAMNDEHLEIRELAICTIGRLSTVNPAYVMPGLRKTLIQFLTELEHSGMSRNKEQAARMLDNLILHAPKLVKPYMETILNVLVPKLKEPDVNPGVVISVLKAVGDLADVHGDNSGLRKCLPELLTILLDLLSDATATEKRSVALWAFGQLISATGYVVTPYTDYPNLMDVLLNFLKTEQQPKDRRETIRVLGLLGALDPYKHKLTKSRKDGQPNSSLVPVADSKAEENNFDITSSEMLVLMPTPVLDEYYPAIVISTLMRILRDPTLQQHHTSVVQAVTFIFQSLGIKCVPYISRVTPSLLYVARATDNIGFREFLFTQLAKLIAIVKQHIRNYLDKIFDLIKEFWTPNSPLQPTLILLVEHIAIALGSEFKVYLPQLMPQILRVLAHDTSKDRVVTEKLLYALQKFEDNLDDYMHLVIPSIVKLFDATDCPIPVAKVAMETVDYLSDSLNYSELVSRIIHPLVRSLDTCYALRTTAMDTLCALIVQLGRKFTDFIPLVQKVLVKHRIQHQNYELLLSKLQTTPMLALEEFLQSTRRKPRNNNQEARIVACDTSQSIRKLYVNAQSLKVAWTVSSRVSKDDWLEWLRRFSIGLLTESHSPALRACLALAHNYSQLLRDLFNAAFVSCWTELDSRSRTELSNALEQALTAPDAPELAHTVLNLAEFMEHCEGGALPISTHLLGERAMHCRAYAKALHYKEEEFRNGATSQVVEALIHINNKLQQKEAAEGLLERVMTQREAGDTSLKVQIRWYEKLHNWEKALNLYGEKLTNETDNIDACLGELRCFEALGEWTKLYNTVSKWWPQMTDEEKFKAARLAAAASWGLNEWDSMANYVNFLPENTQDGAFYRAVLNIHNGDYNVSKLYIDQARTLLDSELTAVAGESYQRAYGALVNAQLLAELEEVITYKLVQERRESIRQAWWTRLQGGQRLVEDWSKILQVRGLVLTPQEDMATWLKFASLCRKSGAPRQAHKTLVMLLGIDPSENRDKPLPTHEPRLTLAYAKHLWVAGDKQLAYDQLQRYVDNVDNGDAEHCRLLARCHLKLGSWCESLSGINRQSIKTILRNYSAATELSSDWYKAWHAWAYMNFETVLFYKHQEGDNPPSSGDVKSSTEYIQMYTVPAVEGFFKSINLSHGSSLQDTLRLLTLWFDYGHHPAVHDALVEGIRTIEINVWLQVIPQLIARIDIPRALVGKLIHSLLIDIGKSHPQALVYPLTVASKSSFVDRKNAANQILKSMCTHSINLVNQAAMISEELIRVAILWHEQWHEALEEASRLYFSEHDVKAMFKTLEPLHAMLERGPQTLKEISFSTAYGRDLNEAQEWCNRFKESGQVRDLNQAWDLYYHVFRRISRQLPQLTSLELQYVSPRLLGCRDLELAVPGSYVPDRDLIRIAHIQSSLQVITSKQRPRRLCIRGSNGKDYMFLLKGHEDLRQDERVMQLFGLVNTLLQADPDTFRRDLAIQRYAVIPLSTNSGLIGWVPHCDTLHSLIRDYRDKRKILLNIEHRIMQRMASDLEKLMLMQKVEVFEHALEHTAGDDLAKLLWLKSPSSEVWFERRTNYTRSLAVMSMVGYILGLGDRHPSNIMLDRKTGKFLHIDFGDCFEVAVTRDKFPEKIPFRLTRMLINAMEVTGIEGTYRRTCESVMEVLHRHKDSVMAVLEAFVYDPLLNWRLIDAGRRSRNDADPLSADAASPQPSRSRAALGFNETIDQPAETNLNKRALAIVNRVRDKLTGRDFPHIDDNCVSVQKQVDLLIQQATSNENLCQCYVGWCPFW, from the exons ATGTCGAACCAAGTAGCTGCATTTGTAGCGGGTTTAAAATCTCGAATTGTGGATGTTCAGACGAAAACGGCTAGAGAATTATATCACTATGCTAAAACTGAGTTACGTGAAGTTCCACAAGAAGAGCTTACTCAGTTCCTTGATGAGTTTAATCaccaaatatttgaaatggttTCTAGCAATGATGTTCATGAGAAAAAAGGAGGTGTACTGGCGATag TATGTCTCATTGGAGGTGACTGTGATACTACAAAAACTAGAATCACTAGATTTGCTAATTACTTACGAAATCTCCTACCTTCATCCGATGTAGGAGTAATGGAATTAGCGGCTAAAACAGTTGGTCGTCTAGCTACAGTTTCTGGGGTCAAAAGAGCTGAATATGTTGAATTTGAAGTAAAAAGAGCATTTGAATGGCTTTCTGAAGAGAGAAATGAAGGCAGACGCCATTCAGCCGTTTTGCTATTAAAAGAACTTGCTATTGCTATGCCAACTTATTTCTATCAACAAGTTTCTGGATTTTTTGATCATATTCTTGTTGCTTTGAAAGATCCTAAACAGCAAATAAGGGAAGCAGCTGCTAAGGCTTTAAGGGCTGGTTTGGTAGTGACAGCGCAGCGTGAAACTGCAAAGCAATCTACAGCAAAACCGCAATGGTACATGCAGTGTTATGAAGAAGCAATGCTGTGCTTTGAAGATATCCCAATAAAAGAAAAGGGTATAACTAAAGAGGATCGAGTTCATGGTGGGCTGctaattttgaatgaattattaagATGTGCTAATGCAATTTGggagaaaaaatatacacacttAATGAGAAGTATTGATACCcaaaatgatataatagtatcagatgatattatttttattagttcaaAGCTCCACAGTCCTTCAGTAAAAAGAGGTTACTTGTGTGATGgatttaaaacagaaaatgtGCAGTATCCAGTGCCTATATATGAATCAGAAGTATGTAAAAAGCTTTTGTCTGAGAAAATTGAAAGGATTTGCCATG aTGTGATGGCTCAAAGGTTGTTGAAACTCCAAGGAGTACCTCAAACACTCCTTGTTATAATCCCAAGATTAGCTGcgtttaataaagatttgttCTTGAAGAAATATCTAAATTCAACTATGCATTACTTATTAACTTCAATACGGAGTAGAGAAAAGGACAAAAACATGGCTTTTACAACACTTGGCCTAATGGCGGCAGCTTTAGAGGGTgatattagaaattttatacCAAGAATTATGGATGTTATAAAGCAAGCCTTGCCTGTAAGAGATacacaaacaaagaaaaggatatggatTGATCCATCTATATTTGCCTGTATAACATTGTTAAGTAGTGCTGTGAAGGATCTTGTTGTAAGAGACATAAAAGAAATACTTGATGCTATGTTTGCAACTGGTTTAAGTCCATCATTGACAATATGTTTAAAGGAATTGAGTGAAAATTTACCCTCGCTTAGAACAGAAATATCAGAGGGGCTTTTGAATATGCTCTCTTTAGTACTGAGGaataaacactttttacaCCCAGGTGTGCCTAGAAGTTTAGAACAGCAGATGAGTAATATGAATCTTGCAATGGAACCACAGGATACTGCTAGCATTGTTTTGGCATTGAGAACTTTAGGCACTTTTCATTTTGAAGGGCAACACAGTTTACTAATGTTTGTCAGGCGATGTGCAGATCACTTTTTGCAGAGTGATCAGCAAGAAATAAGAGTTGAAGCTGTGAAAACATCAGCAAAACTTTTAGCTGATGCAGCAATAAGGACCATGAAGACTCCATCAAAGACTCTCACCATGTTAACAGCAGAAGTTGTGGGCAAAATGTTAATTGTGTCTGTAACTGACCCTGATTATGAAGTGAGATACTGGGTACTTGAATCTCTGACACAAATTTTCGATACGCATTTGGCGCAAATAGAAAATCtcagtttcctctttattgcTATGAATGACGAGCATTTAGAAATACGAGAATTAGCCATTTGCACCATTGGAAGATTAAGTACAGTGAATCCCGCATATGTAATGCCCGGTTTAAGAAAGACGTTAATACAGTTTTTGACTGAATTAGAACATTCGGGAATGAGTCGAAATAAAGAGCAGGCTGCGAGAATGCTTGATAATCTTATTTTACATGCTCCTAAACTTGTGAAACCATACATGGAGACAATTCTAAATGTTTTAGTACCAAAACTAAAGGAACCTGATGTTAACCCAGGTGTTGTCATCAGTGTTCTAAAGGCAGTAGGAGATTTAGCTGATGTCCACGGTGATAACAGTGGCCTCAGGAAATGTCTCCCAGAACTTCTCACCATCCTTCTTGATTTACTTTCCGACGCAACTGCTACGGAAAAGCGCAGCGTGGCTCTGTGGGCGTTTGGTCAATTAATTAGTGCAACGGGATATGTTGTTACTCCATACACAGACTATCCAAATTTAATGGATGTGCTTCTCAATTTTCTGAAAACTGAACAGCAACCGAAAGACAGACGCGAAACAATTCGAGTATTGGGTCTGCTGGGCGCGCTGgatccttacaaacataaattaaccAAAAGTAGAAAGGATGGACAACCTAACTCAAGCTTAGTCCCAGTGGCTGATAGTAAAGCTgaagaaaacaattttgacATAACTTCAAGTGAAATGTTGGTTTTGATGCCGACACCAGTATTGGACGAGTACTATCCAGCAATAGTTATTTCTACTCTTATGCGTATATTACGCGATCCTACGCTTCAACAGCACCATACAAGTGTTGTTCAGGcagttacatttatttttcaatctcTTGGTATTAAATGCGTTCCATACATTTCTCGAGTAACTCCGAGTCTTCTGTACGTCGCTCGAGCTACGGACAACATTGGTTTCCGTGAGTTCTTATTTACGCAGCTCGCCAAGTTAATCGCTATAGTCAAGCAACATATTCGCAATTATTTagacaaaatatttgatcTTATCAAAGAATTTTGGACTCCTAACAGTCCTTTGCAACCCACATTGATATTGCTCGTAGAACATATTGCGATCGCACTTGGTTCAGAATTCAAGGTATATTTACCTCAATTAATGCCGCAGATACTTCGCGTTTTGGCGCATGATACTAGCAAGGATAGGGTTGTGactgaaaaattattgtatgcattacaaaaatttgaaGATAACTTAGATGACTATATGCATTTAGTAATTCCCTCCATTGTAAAGTTATTTGACGCAACTGACTGTCCGATTCCTGTTGCGAAAGTCGCAATGGAAACGGTTGACTATCTATCTGATTCATTGAACTATAGTGAATTAGTGTCAAGAATAATTCATCCCCTGGTGCGTAGTCTGGACACCTGCTATGCTTTACGAACAACAGCTATGGACACCTTGTGCGCATTAATCGTACAATTAGGTCGGAAATTCACCGACTTCATACCTCTCGTACAAAAGGTATTGGTAAAACATAGGATCCAACATCAAAATTATGAACTATTACTGTCTAAGCTACAAACAACGCCAATGTTAGCCTTGGAAGAATTCCTTCAAAGTACCAGGCGAAAACCGAGAAATAATAATCAAGAA gCTCGTATTGTAGCATGTGACACATCGCAATCGATTCGTAAGCTATACGTAAACGCGCAAAGCCTTAAAGTGGCGTGGACGGTCAGTAGTCGAGTATCCAAAGACGATTGGTTGGAATGGCTTAGACGTTTTAGTATCGGTCTGCTTACTGAATCACATAGCCCAGCTCTAAG GGCATGCCTTGCACTTGCACATAATTATTCCCAACTTTTACGAGATTTGTTCAACGCGGCCTTCGTTTCGTGTTGGACTGAGTTGGATAGTCGCTCACGCACCGAACTATCAAATGCATTAGAGCAAGCACTCACTGCTCCTGATGCTCCTGAATTAGCCCATACTGTACTGAACTTAGCAGAATTCATGGAGCATTGTGAAGGTGGTGCTCTACCCATATCTACTCATCTTCTTGGCGAAAGAGCGATGCATTGCAGAGCGTATGCTAAGGCTCTTCATTATAAA GAAGAAGAATTCCGCAATGGTGCGACTTCTCAAGTTGTAGAGGCtttgatacatataaataataaactccAGCAAAAGGAAGCTGCCGAAGGACTCCTTGAAAGAGTTATGACACAAAGAGAAGCGGGCGATACAAGCTTAAAGGTGCAGATTCGATGGTATGAGAAATTACACAACTGGGAAAAGGCACTAAATCTATATGGAGAAAAACTTACAAATGAAACGGACAATATTGATGCTTGCCTTGGAGAACTTCGATGTTTCGAAGCGTTAGGTGAATGGACAAAACTGTACAACACTGTGTCGAAGTGGTGGCCACAAATGACTGACGAAGAAAAATTCAAAGCAGCAAGACTGGCTGCGGCTGCTTCTTGGGGTCTGAATGAATGGGATTCTATGGCTAACTATGTCAACTTCCTGCCCGAAAATACTCAAGACGGAGCTTTCTATAGAGCCGTTCTTAATATACACAACGGAGACTACaatgtatcaaaattatacatCGATCAAGCACGCACCTTGCTAGATTCTGAATTGACTGCTGTCGCTGGCGAGAGTTACCAAAGAGCGTACGGAGCATTAGTTAATGCTCAGCTATTGGCAGAGTTGGAAGAAGTTATAACGTACAAATTAGTCCAAGAGCGCCGAGAATCGATTAGGCAAGCTTGGTGGACGAGGCTGCAAGGTGGTCAAAGGCTGGTCGAAGATTGGAGTAAGATTCTACAAGTTCGCGGCTTAGTTTTAACGCCACAAGAGGACATGGCTACTTGGTTGAAATTCGCATCACTTTGCAGGAAGAGTGGCGCACCGCGTCAAGCTCACAAAACGCTAGTGATGCTCCTGGGAATAGATCCCAGTGAAAATCGAGATAAACCGCTGCCAACCCACGAACCGAGGCTTACACTAGCATATGCAAAACATTTGTGGGTAGCTGGTGATAAGCAGCTGGCTTACGATCAATTACAACGTTATGTTGACAATGTGGATAATGGTGATGCTGAACATTGCAGGTTACTTGCTCGTTGTCACCTTAAGTTAGGCTCTTGGTGCGAGTCATTGTCGGGAATCAACAGACAATCTATTAAAACAATCCTGCGTAATTACTCAGCTGCTACTGAACTCTCGTCCGACTGGTACAAAGCGTGGCACGCTTGGGCGTACATGAATTTTGAAACCGTACTATTTTACAAGCACCAAGAAGGGGATAATCCACCGAGTTCTGGAGATGTGAAATCTTCGACTGAATACATACAAATGTACACAGTGCCAGCTGTAGAAGGCTTCTTCAAGTCGATCAATTTATCGCATGGCAGTTCTCTCCAAGACACTCTGAGATTGTTAACCTTGTGGTTTGACTACGGACACCATCCGGCGGTACACGATGCACTGGTTGAAGGGATTAGAACGATCGAAATTAACGTGTGGCTTCAAGTCATTCCACAATTGATAGCTAGAATCGATATTCCCAGAGCTTTAGTGGGAAAGCTGATCCATTCTCTTCTTATCGACATCGGCAAGTCGCATCCGCAAGCGCTTGTGTATCCCTTAACCGTCGCGTCCAAATCTTCATTTGTGGATCGTAAGAACGCTGCGAATcagattttaaaatcgatGTGTACACATTCCATTAACTTGGTCAATCAGGCAGCTATGATATCCGAAGAACTGATCAGGGTTGCTATATTGTGGCATGAACAATGGCATGAGGCCTTAGAAGAAGCATCACGGCTGTACTTTAGTGAGCACGACGTGAAGGCAATGTTTAAGACATTGGAACCTCTGCACGCGATGTTGGAACGCGGGCCGCAGACGCTGAAGGAAATATCGTTCAGCACGGCGTATGGGAGGGATCTGAATGAAGCCCAAGAATGGTGCAATAGATTCAAG GAGTCCGGGCAAGTTCGCGATCTGAACCAAGCGTGGGACCTGTACTACCACGTGTTCCGGCGCATCAGCCGGCAGCTGCCGCAGCTGACGTCGCTCGAGCTGCAGTACGTCAGCCCGCGGCTGCTGGGCTGCAGAGACCTGGAGTTGGCCGTGCCGGGCTCGTATGTGCCGGATAGAGATCTGATACGCATTGCGCATATACAGAGCAGCTTACAG GTGATAACATCAAAACAACGTCCGCGTCGTCTTTGCATACGCGGTTCAAACGGAAAAGACTACATGTTCCTGCTGAAAGGGCACGAGGACCTGCGACAGGACGAGCGAGTGATGCAACTGTTCGGTCTCGTCAACACCCTGCTGCAAGCCGACCCGGATACTTTCAGACGGGACCTGGCTATACAGAGATATGCTGTGATACCTCTATCGACCAATTCGGGGCTCATCGGCTGGGTCCCGCACTGTGACACACTGCACTCGCTGATAAGGGACTACAGGGACAAGAGGAAGATACTGCTGAACATTGAGCACAGGATCATGCAGAGGATGGCCTCGGATCTGGAGAAACTGATGCTGATGCAAAAG GTGGAAGTATTCGAACACGCCCTAGAGCACACGGCCGGCGACGACCTCGCCAAACTACTGTGGCTCAAGAGCCCCTCCTCAGAGGTGTGGTTCGAGCGCAGAACGAACTACACGCGCTCACTCGCGGTCATGAGCATGGTTGGGTACATCCTGGGGCTGGGGGACAGACATCCGTCCAACATTATGCTGGATAGGAAGACCGGCAAGTTCCTGCACATTGACTTCGGCGACTGCTTCGAGGTGGCCGTCACGAGGGATAAATTCCCGGAGAAGATTCCGTTTAGACTGACGAGGATGCTGATTAATGCTATGGAG GTAACGGGCATCGAAGGTACCTACAGACGCACGTGCGAATCCGTCATGGAGGTACTGCACCGGCACAAAGACAGCGTCATGGCGGTATTGGAAGCGTTCGTATACGATCCTCTTCTCAACTGGAGGCTTATAGATGCCGGAAGACGGTCCAGGAACGACGCAGATCCACTATCAGCTGATGCTGCATCCCCACAGCCCAGTAGAAGTCGAGCCGCGTTAGGCTTCAACGAAACCATAGACCAGCCAGCAGAAACTAACCTCAATAAACGCGCATTGGCCATAGTGAATAGAGTTCGCGATAAACTCACCGGAAGGGACTTCCCGCATATTGACGATAATTGCGTTTCAGTTCAGAAACAAGTCGATTTGCTGATACAGCAGGCGACGAGCAACGAGAATCTCTGTCAGTGTTATGTGGGCTGGTGTCCATTTTGGTAG